A portion of the Bacillus thuringiensis genome contains these proteins:
- a CDS encoding DUF3948 family protein: MNNITFNKSDFIGLASGATLLTAFIYTLAQGLV; encoded by the coding sequence ATGAACAACATTACTTTCAACAAATCAGACTTTATCGGACTTGCAAGTGGAGCTACTCTTCTTACGGCTTTCATTTATACACTTGCTCAAGGTCTTGTTTAA
- a CDS encoding LysR family transcriptional regulator — protein MELRDLQIFKSVADQGSVSNAAKELNYVQSNVTARIKQLENELKTPLFYRHKRGMTLTAEGRKMLVYVNKILQDVDELKQVFLDSETPSGILKIGTVETVSTLPTILSSYYKSYPNVDLSLQAGLTEELIREVLDHQLDGAFISGPIKHPLIEQYDVSTEKLMLVTQNKAFHIEEFTTTPLLVFNQGCGYRSKLERWLKDEGLLPKRIMEFNILETILNSVALGLGITLVPQSAVHHLSKAGKVHCHAIPEKYGSISTVFIRRKDSYMTNSMRSFLKTIEEHHHINML, from the coding sequence ATGGAATTAAGAGACTTACAAATCTTTAAAAGCGTTGCCGACCAGGGTAGTGTAAGTAACGCAGCAAAGGAATTAAATTATGTACAATCAAATGTAACTGCACGTATTAAACAACTAGAAAACGAATTAAAAACCCCACTCTTTTATCGCCATAAACGAGGCATGACTTTAACAGCTGAAGGAAGAAAAATGCTCGTTTATGTTAATAAAATTTTGCAAGATGTCGACGAACTAAAACAAGTATTTTTAGATAGTGAAACACCCTCCGGTATATTAAAAATCGGTACAGTAGAAACAGTAAGTACATTACCTACCATTTTATCTTCTTACTATAAAAGCTATCCGAATGTCGATTTATCATTACAAGCGGGTCTAACAGAAGAATTGATTAGAGAAGTACTTGATCATCAATTAGATGGTGCCTTTATATCAGGTCCTATTAAACATCCACTAATCGAACAATACGATGTTAGTACAGAAAAATTAATGCTTGTAACACAAAATAAAGCTTTTCATATAGAAGAATTTACAACAACGCCTCTACTCGTTTTTAACCAAGGATGTGGATACCGTTCCAAACTAGAACGATGGCTGAAAGACGAAGGTTTGCTACCAAAAAGAATTATGGAATTCAATATATTAGAGACAATATTAAACAGCGTTGCACTCGGCCTCGGAATTACACTCGTACCACAGTCTGCTGTCCATCATCTTTCTAAAGCAGGTAAGGTACATTGTCATGCAATCCCTGAAAAATACGGCAGTATTTCAACGGTTTTCATACGCCGTAAAGATAGCTATATGACGAATTCAATGCGTAGTTTTTTAAAAACAATTGAAGAACATCATCATATCAATATGCTGTGA
- a CDS encoding DMT family transporter, translating into MRRGQMIIGALACLIASMSWGAMFPVADHALEYIDPFYFSLIRYGAVAIVLIVLLLMKEGKQAFRLEGRGKLLVFFGTMAFTVYNVLIFLGQMLMGKSGVMVASIMEALMPMISICILWGYKHIKPKKYMITSMVIAFVGAVFVITKGDMSFFVTLKDNMFSLAFIFIGVVGWVIYTMGGQTCSDWSTLRYSTLTCVFGTTVTGIITVIITSLGYISVPSMGTISIVKYDLLFMMTLPGIVALLAWNYGVKILSSINGILFINFVPITTLAIMMMQGYQITMFDIIGTVLVIAALIRNNVCQRKEENINKRVLQEEQLRQAV; encoded by the coding sequence GTGAGAAGAGGTCAAATGATAATAGGGGCTTTAGCTTGTTTAATTGCGAGTATGTCATGGGGAGCGATGTTTCCAGTTGCTGATCATGCGCTAGAATACATAGATCCATTTTATTTTTCGCTTATTCGCTATGGAGCGGTGGCGATCGTACTGATTGTATTGTTGTTAATGAAAGAAGGAAAACAGGCATTTCGTTTAGAGGGAAGAGGAAAGTTACTCGTCTTTTTTGGAACGATGGCATTTACAGTATATAATGTCCTCATATTTTTAGGGCAAATGTTAATGGGTAAGTCGGGTGTAATGGTAGCTTCCATTATGGAAGCACTTATGCCGATGATTTCTATTTGTATTTTATGGGGATATAAGCATATAAAACCGAAGAAGTATATGATAACGAGTATGGTTATTGCTTTTGTAGGAGCTGTGTTTGTTATTACAAAAGGTGACATGAGTTTCTTTGTAACATTGAAAGATAATATGTTCTCATTAGCATTTATATTTATTGGTGTTGTAGGCTGGGTTATTTATACGATGGGTGGTCAAACATGTAGTGATTGGTCAACATTACGTTATTCTACGTTGACGTGTGTATTCGGTACGACTGTTACAGGAATTATAACGGTAATTATTACGTCGCTTGGATATATTTCAGTTCCGAGTATGGGAACGATTTCTATTGTAAAATATGATTTGTTATTTATGATGACATTGCCAGGTATTGTAGCGCTACTTGCTTGGAACTACGGTGTGAAAATTTTATCATCCATTAATGGGATTTTATTTATTAATTTTGTACCAATTACGACTTTAGCTATTATGATGATGCAAGGGTATCAAATCACAATGTTTGATATTATAGGGACTGTACTTGTTATTGCAGCGCTTATTCGCAATAACGTTTGTCAGAGAAAAGAAGAAAATATAAATAAGAGAGTTTTACAAGAAGAGCAATTACGTCAAGCTGTTTAA
- a CDS encoding YrzO family protein, with the protein MLESLLFFFAVGVACELAAINRNGRKKIKQQAELIQLLKELKERKN; encoded by the coding sequence ATGTTAGAAAGTTTATTGTTTTTCTTCGCCGTCGGAGTTGCCTGTGAGCTTGCAGCAATTAATCGAAATGGTCGTAAAAAGATAAAACAACAAGCTGAGCTGATACAGCTTTTAAAAGAATTGAAAGAAAGAAAAAATTAA
- a CDS encoding DUF3948 family protein, protein MNNIAFNKLDFLGLASGSLLLTAFIYAATLV, encoded by the coding sequence ATGAATAACATTGCTTTTAACAAATTAGATTTTTTAGGATTAGCTAGCGGCTCTCTTCTTCTTACTGCTTTCATTTACGCTGCTACGCTTGTATAA
- a CDS encoding lysophospholipid acyltransferase family protein: protein MYKPITFLLKYIFKTAGKVEVQGREKLPEGGPYVVACTHTSFMDVLMLATGMYPTQIHYMAKKELFEGKFKNWFFKNVNAFPVDRANPGPSTLKIPSRLLKEGKVVGIFPSGTRSAEDVSLKAGAVTIAMRSNVPLVPAAYVGPSSVKELIKGKKAQLIFGDPIQIEAGEQIDRKTAMKMMTDQLNEKFEELKEALQSNQK, encoded by the coding sequence ATGTATAAACCAATTACATTTTTGTTGAAATATATATTTAAAACAGCTGGGAAAGTAGAAGTACAAGGAAGAGAAAAGCTACCAGAAGGTGGACCGTATGTTGTTGCGTGTACACATACAAGTTTTATGGATGTATTAATGTTAGCTACAGGGATGTATCCAACTCAAATTCATTACATGGCAAAAAAAGAGTTATTTGAAGGTAAATTCAAAAATTGGTTCTTTAAAAATGTAAATGCATTCCCTGTAGATCGTGCGAATCCGGGACCAAGTACACTTAAAATACCATCACGTTTATTAAAAGAAGGAAAGGTAGTAGGAATTTTTCCGAGTGGAACGAGATCAGCGGAAGATGTTTCATTAAAAGCGGGTGCTGTGACAATTGCGATGCGTTCTAATGTTCCGTTAGTACCAGCAGCTTATGTTGGTCCATCAAGTGTAAAAGAATTAATAAAGGGGAAAAAGGCACAATTGATTTTTGGAGATCCAATTCAAATTGAGGCTGGAGAACAAATAGATCGAAAAACCGCTATGAAAATGATGACAGATCAATTAAATGAGAAGTTTGAGGAGTTAAAAGAAGCTTTGCAATCAAATCAAAAATAA
- a CDS encoding DUF3948 family protein — protein sequence MNNITFNKLDFLGLASGSILLTAFIYAATLV from the coding sequence ATGAATAACATCACTTTTAACAAATTAGATTTTTTAGGACTAGCTAGCGGCTCGATTCTTCTTACTGCTTTTATTTACGCCGCTACGCTTGTATAA
- a CDS encoding LacI family DNA-binding transcriptional regulator, whose product MANIKDIAKMAGVSVTTVSRVLNDHPYVSEEKRKAVIEIVEKLNYSQNANAVHLSKGKTNIVGVILPYINHPCFDAMVSGMMETALAHNYRVLLCQTNYNKKEEMKSLHMLKTKQLDGLIICSRANDWETIEPYASCGAIIACEDNDISNISSVYTNHSAAFQLGMDYLIEKGYKKIGYCTGRKLGPSSQKRFDVYKHQLQSIDEEVNEEWIFTECFTLEDGVKVAHKLKEMQDLPEALIVAGDEVAIGVMTEVEKLGIQVPEDLAIIGFDNQPISQVLQLTTIDQNLKEIGKTAFEMLHRKVNDESSEQEKLEIPYELVERSTV is encoded by the coding sequence ATGGCTAATATTAAAGATATTGCAAAGATGGCGGGAGTTTCAGTTACGACTGTTTCGAGAGTGTTGAATGATCACCCATATGTAAGTGAAGAAAAAAGAAAAGCGGTTATAGAGATAGTTGAGAAATTGAATTACTCGCAAAACGCAAATGCTGTTCATTTATCAAAAGGAAAAACGAATATTGTTGGTGTGATTTTACCGTATATTAATCATCCGTGTTTTGATGCGATGGTGAGCGGAATGATGGAGACTGCGTTAGCGCATAATTACAGGGTGCTACTTTGCCAAACGAATTATAATAAAAAAGAAGAAATGAAAAGTTTACATATGTTAAAAACAAAACAATTGGATGGTCTTATTATTTGTTCACGTGCAAATGATTGGGAAACGATAGAACCGTATGCTTCTTGCGGCGCAATAATTGCTTGTGAAGACAATGATATTTCAAACATCTCAAGTGTATATACGAATCATTCAGCGGCCTTTCAATTAGGAATGGATTATTTGATTGAGAAAGGTTATAAAAAAATTGGTTATTGTACGGGAAGAAAATTAGGGCCGAGTAGTCAAAAGCGTTTTGATGTTTATAAACATCAATTGCAATCTATAGACGAAGAGGTTAATGAAGAATGGATTTTTACAGAATGTTTTACACTAGAAGATGGTGTGAAAGTAGCTCATAAGTTAAAAGAGATGCAGGATCTTCCTGAAGCATTAATAGTAGCAGGCGATGAGGTTGCGATTGGGGTTATGACAGAGGTTGAAAAATTAGGCATTCAAGTTCCTGAGGATTTAGCAATTATTGGCTTTGATAATCAACCTATCTCACAAGTGTTACAACTGACAACTATTGATCAAAATTTAAAGGAGATAGGGAAAACTGCTTTTGAAATGTTGCATAGAAAAGTGAATGACGAGAGTTCTGAACAAGAAAAGCTGGAAATTCCATACGAACTTGTGGAACGCTCTACAGTTTAA
- a CDS encoding PH domain-containing protein: protein MNELLSSMKKYVDDDEKILAFVVGIFEKDNFILSYQHGVFVATTRRLLFYGKFPYYSSTFKEYSYLHIDSIDFHPYFEFTCNHETIRAKYIQKGNVEQFVRAVRANMNN, encoded by the coding sequence ATGAATGAACTTTTATCGAGTATGAAAAAGTATGTAGATGATGATGAAAAGATTCTGGCTTTTGTGGTAGGGATATTTGAGAAGGATAATTTTATATTATCGTATCAACATGGGGTTTTTGTTGCCACTACTAGACGTCTCCTTTTTTACGGGAAATTTCCGTACTATTCTTCAACATTTAAAGAGTATTCATATTTGCATATAGATAGCATAGATTTTCATCCGTATTTTGAATTTACTTGTAATCATGAAACCATTCGCGCTAAGTATATTCAGAAAGGGAATGTGGAGCAATTTGTCCGTGCAGTTAGAGCAAATATGAATAATTAA
- a CDS encoding YitT family protein, with protein MVNQRIKEITLITIGSLLFAIGINYFAIPNRLSEGGIIGLTVVTYYLFDWSPGIVNFAINAILLAVGYKFFDKKTMIYTILGIVETSLFLYVTEHIEYHVNSDTLLAALFAGLFVGIGLGCMFKAGGTSGGSAILAQLANQYLGWSVGKGVLIIDIVVIAGSVFIIGQEKAMYTLVAVFIGAKVIDFIVEGMDTKTAVTIISNQPDLIREAITKNMTRGVTVLEGRGGYTGKNKEVLYVVINKQELVKLKQVISRVDEDAFVVIHDVRDVLGGGFKAS; from the coding sequence ATGGTTAATCAACGTATAAAGGAAATAACACTAATTACAATTGGTTCATTATTATTCGCAATTGGTATTAATTACTTTGCAATTCCAAACCGTTTATCGGAAGGTGGAATTATTGGTTTAACGGTTGTTACGTACTACTTATTTGATTGGTCACCAGGAATTGTGAACTTTGCTATAAATGCAATTTTACTAGCTGTTGGTTATAAATTTTTTGATAAGAAAACAATGATTTATACAATTTTAGGGATTGTAGAAACATCTTTGTTTTTATACGTTACAGAACATATTGAGTATCATGTAAATAGTGATACATTATTAGCAGCTTTATTTGCTGGTTTATTTGTGGGTATTGGATTAGGCTGTATGTTCAAAGCCGGAGGTACATCGGGAGGATCAGCAATCTTAGCTCAGTTAGCAAATCAATATTTAGGTTGGAGCGTAGGTAAAGGCGTACTAATTATTGATATTGTTGTAATTGCTGGTTCTGTATTTATAATAGGGCAAGAAAAGGCAATGTATACACTTGTAGCTGTGTTCATCGGAGCGAAGGTGATTGATTTCATTGTAGAAGGAATGGACACAAAAACGGCTGTTACGATTATTTCGAATCAACCAGACTTAATTCGTGAGGCTATTACGAAAAATATGACACGCGGTGTTACTGTATTAGAAGGGCGCGGCGGATATACTGGTAAAAATAAAGAAGTTTTATATGTTGTTATTAATAAACAAGAGCTTGTTAAGTTAAAACAAGTTATTAGTCGGGTAGATGAAGATGCTTTCGTTGTTATACATGATGTACGTGATGTGCTTGGCGGTGGCTTTAAAGCAAGCTAA
- a CDS encoding YxeA family protein produces MKKKMITTIIAMIVIVVMLLPTKLGPVIDKYNPLYKTKEYYTVVNTIGQHIGDEWYEYEFIAFDERGREQKIKKTVKHMLKRDEALKVFAKGRYGESIEEIEVANIPINAKSKLLTMR; encoded by the coding sequence ATGAAGAAAAAAATGATCACTACTATAATAGCGATGATAGTGATAGTAGTAATGTTACTGCCTACGAAACTTGGACCGGTTATCGATAAATATAATCCACTGTATAAGACGAAAGAATACTATACGGTTGTGAATACAATTGGTCAGCATATTGGTGATGAGTGGTATGAATATGAATTTATTGCATTCGATGAACGTGGTAGAGAGCAGAAAATAAAGAAAACGGTTAAGCATATGTTAAAGAGAGATGAAGCATTAAAGGTTTTTGCAAAAGGACGTTACGGTGAATCGATTGAAGAAATTGAGGTTGCAAATATTCCTATAAATGCGAAGAGCAAACTTTTAACGATGAGATAG
- a CDS encoding TatD family hydrolase — protein sequence MKWIDSHIHVDQYKDEEKSRLLKEVENSNEIKGLIAVSMNYQSCKETLSLAKKYPFIYPVIGFHPEQQIHKEECEQIYQLIEQNAEEIVAIGEVGLPYYLRKEDERIAVDSYIAVLKKFIELASKYNLPIILHAVYEDADIVCDLLEKYKVSRAHFHWFKGSDETMKRMMRNGYYISITPDVLHKEKIRKIVSYYPLEYMMVETDGPWEFQEDVITHPRMIREVLKEISSIKNISIDKVAETIYENTSRFYLKG from the coding sequence ATGAAATGGATTGATAGTCATATACATGTTGATCAATATAAGGATGAAGAGAAGAGCAGATTACTGAAAGAGGTGGAAAATAGTAATGAAATAAAGGGGCTTATTGCGGTATCTATGAATTATCAATCTTGTAAGGAAACGTTATCTTTAGCGAAGAAGTATCCCTTTATATATCCAGTGATAGGGTTTCATCCAGAGCAACAGATTCATAAAGAAGAGTGTGAACAGATTTATCAACTTATTGAACAGAATGCAGAGGAAATTGTTGCGATTGGTGAAGTAGGTTTGCCCTATTATTTGAGAAAAGAAGATGAAAGAATTGCTGTAGATTCATACATAGCTGTATTGAAAAAATTTATAGAACTAGCTAGTAAGTATAATTTGCCGATTATATTACACGCAGTTTATGAAGATGCTGACATTGTATGTGATTTGCTAGAGAAATATAAAGTTTCACGTGCACACTTCCATTGGTTTAAAGGAAGCGATGAAACAATGAAACGGATGATGAGAAATGGTTATTATATTTCGATTACACCGGATGTTTTACATAAGGAGAAGATTAGAAAAATCGTTTCGTATTATCCGCTTGAATATATGATGGTAGAAACAGATGGTCCGTGGGAATTTCAAGAAGATGTTATAACGCACCCAAGAATGATTCGAGAGGTATTAAAGGAAATTAGTTCTATAAAAAACATATCCATTGATAAGGTCGCAGAAACAATATATGAAAATACAAGTCGATTTTATTTGAAAGGATAG
- a CDS encoding DUF2334 domain-containing protein — protein MKKRLLLLFSLLLLIPVPISAQKTEQPKTLILYSSNDDQITSDIQILNTQVGHFTNNITIKNIKQLAEITDKSSYTHVIYMGEKQEELSTEAKEFLEGFPGPLLVLGQNIEQLSTRFSFITLKNEDINSDTIEYPTRKLKNILEEERSIKQLDTNGTILAHALRGNNTYPLIVQQNNSYYVATSNLFDWISYYIGESLFSYFQQKPETNKKLAYLRLEDVHPAADINQLKEIAELLKEKKIPYMITVIPVYTDPDTGKTLHLKDKPELVDLLRSMQDDGAAIIMHGYTHQFYDSETGEGFEFWDVKTDQPIRQPKHEKPKTKDDFPNIEAYNQYVKTGEEFEEKYTTDHIEKGIQELVDAKLYPVAFEAPHYTMSQKGYEILSRYFSTYVGQLQLSDTTWKSMHSPAYRSTPSFLHGMKLMPETVGFIEEDKPQAIAKMKANALSVAKLSDGIIGAFYHPYLGVKPLKEVLKDLESIPNIEWIDLQKEKNEVKMKDIHITTNKDGIHVEKPTSANDIIDYIKQYGFFLILGFVIIVFLLLLKRAKKLES, from the coding sequence ATGAAAAAACGGCTGTTACTCTTATTTAGTTTACTACTATTAATTCCTGTCCCTATTTCCGCACAAAAAACTGAACAACCAAAAACCCTTATTTTATACAGTTCAAACGATGATCAAATTACAAGCGATATCCAAATACTTAATACACAAGTAGGGCATTTCACTAATAATATAACAATTAAAAACATAAAACAGTTAGCTGAAATAACTGATAAATCTTCGTATACACATGTTATTTACATGGGTGAAAAACAAGAAGAACTTTCTACTGAAGCAAAGGAATTTCTAGAAGGCTTCCCAGGACCATTACTAGTTTTAGGTCAAAATATAGAACAGTTATCTACTCGTTTTTCATTTATCACACTTAAAAATGAAGATATAAACTCTGATACAATTGAATATCCAACACGTAAACTAAAGAATATATTAGAAGAAGAAAGATCAATTAAACAACTTGATACAAACGGAACAATTCTCGCACATGCTTTAAGAGGAAATAATACTTATCCATTAATTGTACAGCAAAATAATTCTTATTATGTAGCAACTTCTAACCTCTTTGATTGGATATCTTATTATATTGGCGAAAGCCTATTTTCTTATTTTCAGCAAAAACCCGAAACCAATAAAAAATTAGCTTATTTACGTCTTGAGGATGTTCACCCAGCAGCAGATATAAATCAATTGAAAGAAATTGCTGAATTACTAAAAGAGAAGAAGATTCCTTACATGATCACTGTTATTCCTGTATATACAGATCCGGATACAGGTAAAACACTACATTTAAAAGATAAACCCGAACTAGTCGATCTTTTACGCTCTATGCAAGATGATGGCGCAGCGATTATTATGCATGGTTACACTCACCAATTTTATGATAGTGAAACTGGGGAAGGTTTTGAATTTTGGGACGTAAAGACAGATCAACCAATTCGCCAACCGAAACATGAAAAACCGAAGACAAAAGATGACTTTCCAAATATAGAGGCATATAACCAATATGTAAAAACAGGGGAAGAGTTTGAGGAAAAATATACGACAGATCATATCGAAAAAGGGATTCAAGAACTTGTAGATGCTAAACTATATCCTGTCGCATTTGAAGCACCTCATTACACAATGTCTCAAAAAGGGTATGAAATATTATCAAGATACTTTTCAACTTATGTAGGACAACTACAATTAAGTGATACAACTTGGAAATCCATGCACTCTCCAGCATATAGAAGTACACCATCATTTCTACACGGAATGAAATTAATGCCTGAAACAGTCGGTTTTATTGAAGAAGATAAGCCACAAGCTATTGCTAAAATGAAAGCAAATGCTTTATCTGTTGCTAAATTATCCGATGGGATTATTGGAGCATTCTATCATCCTTACTTAGGTGTGAAACCATTAAAAGAAGTGTTAAAGGATCTAGAAAGTATTCCAAATATAGAATGGATTGATTTACAAAAGGAAAAGAATGAAGTAAAAATGAAAGATATTCATATTACGACGAATAAAGACGGCATTCACGTTGAAAAACCAACCAGTGCGAATGACATAATTGATTATATAAAACAATATGGCTTCTTCCTTATACTAGGGTTCGTTATCATTGTCTTTCTTTTATTATTAAAACGTGCGAAAAAATTAGAATCCTAA
- a CDS encoding transglycosylase SLT domain-containing protein has translation MKKFFVGFLVVLGVYLYFQGKSEGMDKLVNGTSYVDSEEAKQMKQIIIEEAKKVNLPEWIPLAIAEHESRLNPRSVGDNGTSFGLFQLHRGGGLAPEHLTDDELKDPRTNAQIAMPHLMKGYKRGVQKGLTDFALLKYIANTSGWPGNLGPEWTDNNMKYNIGLEDVYYRNKGVIKE, from the coding sequence GTGAAGAAATTCTTTGTAGGATTTTTAGTTGTTCTTGGAGTATATTTATATTTCCAAGGAAAGTCTGAAGGAATGGATAAGCTAGTGAATGGAACAAGCTATGTTGATTCAGAAGAAGCAAAACAGATGAAACAAATCATTATAGAGGAAGCGAAGAAAGTAAATCTTCCGGAATGGATACCTCTTGCAATTGCCGAGCATGAAAGTCGATTAAATCCAAGAAGTGTTGGAGATAATGGAACTTCATTCGGATTGTTTCAACTACACCGCGGCGGCGGGCTTGCACCAGAACATTTAACTGATGATGAGCTGAAAGATCCACGTACAAATGCACAAATTGCAATGCCGCATTTGATGAAAGGATATAAGCGCGGGGTGCAAAAAGGTTTGACTGATTTTGCATTACTGAAATATATAGCGAATACATCTGGATGGCCAGGGAATTTAGGGCCAGAGTGGACGGATAATAACATGAAGTATAACATCGGATTAGAAGATGTGTACTATCGAAATAAAGGTGTAATAAAAGAGTAG